The Arachis ipaensis cultivar K30076 chromosome B07, Araip1.1, whole genome shotgun sequence genome includes a window with the following:
- the LOC107605860 gene encoding metal-nicotianamine transporter YSL3 (The sequence of the model RefSeq protein was modified relative to this genomic sequence to represent the inferred CDS: added 27 bases not found in genome assembly) — MNPMEINSINSEDLKEIENCNREDPEQPQIEGEELNRIATWGKQITVRGLIASLLIGIIYSVIVMKLGLTTGLVPNLNVSAALLGFVFIRTWTKLLSKANIISTPFTRQENTVIQTCAVACYSIAIAGGFGSYLLGLNRRTYEQAGIDTEGNTPNSIKEPGIGWMTAFLFVTSFVGLLALVPIRKIMIIDYKLTYPSGTATAILINGFHTPKGDAMAKKQVHGFMKYCSFSFLWGFFQWFYTGGDQCGFVQFPTFGLKAWKNSFYFDFSMTYVGAGMICSHLVNLSLLLGAVLSWGIMWPLIGRLKGEWFPASLPESSMKSLNGYKVFVSIALILGDGIYNFVKILCFTAINIYASMQKKKRNTYLENQRQLSHDEFRQNEVFIRDSIPVSLAVAGYILLSIISIIVIPLMFPQMKWYFVVVAYILAPALGFCNAYGAGLTDMNMAYNYGKVALFVLASLAGKTDGVVAGLVGCGLIKSIVSISSDLMHDFKTGHLTFTSPRSMLLSQAIGTGIGCVVAPLTFFLFYNAFDVGKPDGDYKAPYALIYRNMAILGVEGFSALPHHCLQLCYGFFAFAIAANLVRDLSPKKVGRWIPLPMAMAVPFLVGGYFAIDMCVGSLIVYSWHTLKSEEANLMVPAVASGLICGDGLWILPSSLLALFGVRPPICMSFFTSK; from the exons ATGAATCCAATGGAAATCAATAGTATAAACAGTGAAGATCTCAAAGAAATTGAGAATTGCAACAGAGAGGACCCTGAACAGCCGCAGATTGAGGGTGAGGAGCTGAACAGGATAGCTACATGGGGAAAGCAAATCACTGTCCGGGGACTAATAGCTAGCTTACTGATTGGAATCATTTACAGTGTGATAGTGATGAAGCTGGGCCTTACAACTGGACTAGTACCTAATCTCAATGTCTCGGCTGCACTGCTTGGCTTTGTGTTCATTAGGACTTGGACTAAGCTCCTTTCCAAAGCCAATATTATTTCAACACCTTTCACTCGGCAGGAGAATACCGTAATCCAGACTTGTGCAGTGGCTTGCTACAGCATCGCCATAGCAG GTGGTTTTGGTTCTTATCTCTTGGGATTGAATAGGAGGACATATGAGCAAGCAGGGATTGATACAGAAGGGAATACACCTAACAGCATCAAGGAACCTGGAATCGGCTGGATGACAGCCTTTCTCTTCGTTACCAGTTTTGTAGGGCTATTGGCGCTGGTCCCCATAAGAAAg ATAATGATAATAGACTACAAATTGACTTATCCCAGTGGAACAGCTACTGCAATTCTTATTAATGGATTCCATACTCCTAAAGGAGACGCCATGGCCAA GAAGCAGGTTCACGGTTTCATGAAATACTGCTCATTCAGTTTCCTTTGGGGATTCTTTCAATGGTTTTATACGGGTGGAGATCAGTGTGGGTTTGTTCAGTTTCCAACTTTTGGATTGAAAGCTTGGAAAAACTC ATTTTACTTTGATTTCAGCATGACTTATG TTGTAAATCTATCCTTGCTTCTCGGTGCTGTGCTTTCGTGGGGCATTATGTGGCCATTAATCGGCAGACTAAAAGGCGAATGGTTCCCTGCGAGCCTACCAGAAAGTAGCATGAAGAGTCTTAATGGTTATAAG GTCTTTGTTTCAATCGCCTTGATCCTTGGTGATGGGATCTATAATTTTGTCAAAATTCTCTGTTTCACAGCCATTAATATCTATGCAAGCATGCAAAAGAAGAAGCGTAATACAT ATTTGGAGAACCAGAGGCAGCTGTCTCATGACGAATTTAGACAGAATGAAGTGTTTATAAGAGATAGCATTCCAGTATCGTTGGCGGTTGCAGGGTACATATTGCTCAGCATCATTTCCATCATTGTGATACCTTTGATGTTCCCCCAAATGAAGTGGTATTTTGTGGTGGTTGCCTATATTCTTGCACCTGCTCTTGGATTTTGCAATGCTTATGGTGCAGGATTAACTGACATGAACATGGCTTATAACTATGGCAAAGTGGCTCTCTTTGTGCTTGCATCCTTGGCCGGAAAAACTGACGGTGTAGTTGCAGGGCTTGTGGGGTGTGGCTTGATCAAATCAATTGTTTCCATTTCTTCTGATTTGATGCATGATTTCAAGACCGGCCATCTCACTTTCACATCCCCTCGTTCAATGCTTCTAAGCCAAGCAATCGGCACTGGGATAGGCTGTGTTGTGGCTCCACTCACATTCTTCCTTTTCTACAATGCCTTTGATGTTGGGAAACCAGATGGTGATTACAAGGCCCCATATGCCCTCATTTATAGAAACATGGCCATTCTTGGCGTCGAAGGCTTTTCCGCCCTCCCCCATCATTGCCTGCAACTTTGTTATGGTTTTTTCGCGTTTGCGATAGCAGCCAACTTGGTGAGGGATCTTTCCCCCAAGAAAGTTGGAAGATGGATTCCACTTCCAATGGCAATGGCTGTCCCTTTCTTAGTTGGTGGATACTTTGCAATTGACATGTGTGTGGGTAGCTTGATTGTGTATTCTTGGCACACACTGAAGAGTGAGGAGGCAAATTTGATGGTTCCTGCAGTTGCTTCTGGTTTGATTTGTGGTGATGGATTATGGATTCTACCTTCATCCCTTCTCGCTTTGTTCGGGGTTCGGCCACCAATCTGCATGAGCTTCTTTACATCCAAGTAG